From Salinirubellus salinus, the proteins below share one genomic window:
- the paaC gene encoding 1,2-phenylacetyl-CoA epoxidase subunit PaaC — MPEILDPASLSDADRAAVVAELESLADDEFVVAERYIDWQVRGPTLEADLAVANIAQDEYGHARLWYDLLEDFGRTEAELIWERPREEFRHTTMAELAYEVGDWADCVLRGYLYDHFERLRLEALQETTYPRIADRVGKVVGEEHYHRDHAENWLERLADGPASATESEAQRRLQAALERLYPHALTMFEPTEHESRIVASGVRPVSLAELREDWLAVTTPFLEGLGLSVPEPRLPESGVRGRDGTHSGDWDRLYDEFTYTYEMLGREPAKLMTDPDEVDV; from the coding sequence ATGCCCGAGATTCTCGACCCCGCGTCGCTCTCGGACGCCGACCGGGCGGCCGTCGTCGCCGAACTGGAGTCGCTGGCCGACGACGAGTTCGTCGTCGCCGAGCGCTACATCGACTGGCAGGTCCGCGGCCCCACCCTCGAGGCCGACCTCGCCGTCGCCAACATCGCACAGGACGAGTACGGCCACGCGCGACTCTGGTACGACCTGCTCGAGGACTTCGGGCGCACCGAGGCCGAACTCATCTGGGAGCGTCCGCGCGAGGAGTTCCGTCACACCACGATGGCCGAACTCGCCTACGAGGTCGGAGACTGGGCCGACTGCGTGCTCCGTGGGTACCTCTACGACCACTTCGAGCGGCTCCGGCTCGAGGCGCTCCAGGAGACGACCTACCCGCGCATCGCGGACCGGGTCGGCAAGGTGGTCGGGGAGGAGCACTACCACCGTGACCACGCCGAGAACTGGCTGGAGCGACTGGCCGACGGGCCGGCGAGTGCGACTGAGAGCGAGGCCCAGCGCCGGCTCCAGGCAGCGCTCGAGCGCCTCTACCCTCACGCGCTGACGATGTTCGAACCCACCGAACACGAGTCGCGTATCGTGGCGTCCGGCGTCCGGCCGGTGTCGCTGGCCGAACTCCGCGAGGACTGGCTGGCCGTGACGACGCCCTTCCTCGAGGGACTCGGACTGTCCGTGCCGGAGCCACGCCTCCCCGAGTCGGGTGTCCGTGGCCGCGACGGCACCCACTCCGGCGACTGGGACCGGCTGTACGACGAGTTCACGTACACCTACGAGATGCTCGGGCGCGAGCCGGCGAAGTTGATGACCGACCCCGACGAGGTGGACGTCTGA
- a CDS encoding GNAT family N-acetyltransferase — MRVDTATRDDVEAIRDVARASWEHDYPDILSSESLQAGVDEWYSTDSIRDSVDWPRASVLVARVDGTVVGFVHAVFDTDRDEGNVLRLYVEPEYRDAGVGRALLEAVRDELFDRGAERLRAMVLAANDPGNAFYEHLGFELDGESEVGVGGETYTEHTYVLEPDTE; from the coding sequence ATGAGAGTCGACACGGCGACACGCGACGACGTCGAGGCCATCCGGGACGTCGCACGGGCGTCGTGGGAGCACGACTACCCGGACATCCTGAGCAGCGAGTCGTTGCAGGCGGGCGTCGACGAGTGGTACTCGACCGACAGCATCCGTGACTCCGTCGACTGGCCGCGGGCGTCGGTGCTCGTGGCCCGAGTCGACGGCACGGTGGTCGGCTTCGTCCACGCCGTCTTCGACACCGACCGGGACGAGGGGAACGTCCTCCGTCTGTACGTCGAACCCGAGTACCGGGACGCGGGGGTGGGCCGGGCACTGCTGGAGGCGGTCCGCGACGAACTGTTCGACCGGGGGGCCGAGCGACTCCGGGCGATGGTGCTCGCGGCCAACGACCCCGGCAACGCGTTCTACGAGCACCTCGGCTTCGAACTCGACGGCGAGAGCGAGGTGGGGGTCGGTGGCGAGACCTACACGGAGCACACGTACGTGCTCGAACCGGACACCGAGTGA
- a CDS encoding ribonuclease J, giving the protein MEIEIATIGGYEEVGRQMTAVRAGDDVVIFDMGLNLSKVLIHDNVETERMHSLDLIDMGAIPDDRVMSDIEGDVQAIVPTHGHLDHIGAISKLAHRYNAPIVATPFTIELVKQQIQSEEKFGVNNDLVKMEAGETIDIGDSGNVQLEFVNVTHSIIDAINPVVHTPEGAIVYGLDKRMDHTPVLGDPIDMKRFREIGREGAGVLAYIEDCTNAGKKGRTPSESVARRHLQDVMTSVEDYDGGIVATTFSSHIARVKSLVEFAQDIGRQPVLLGRSMEKYSGTAERLGFVDLPSDLGMYGHRKSVDRTFKRIMNEGKGDYLPIVTGHQGEPRAMLTRMGRGETPYELDEGDKVIFSARVIPEPTNEGQRYQSETLLRMQGARIYDDIHVSGHLNSEGHYTMLKALQPKHLIPAHQDMKGFAPYADLAAHEGYDLGRDLHVSNNGNIITLVDE; this is encoded by the coding sequence ATGGAAATCGAAATCGCGACAATCGGCGGCTACGAAGAGGTCGGACGGCAGATGACTGCCGTCCGTGCGGGCGACGACGTGGTCATCTTCGACATGGGCCTGAACCTGTCGAAGGTCCTCATCCACGACAACGTCGAGACCGAACGGATGCACTCGCTGGACCTCATCGACATGGGGGCCATCCCGGACGACCGCGTCATGTCCGACATCGAGGGCGACGTGCAGGCCATCGTGCCCACGCACGGCCACCTCGACCACATCGGCGCCATCTCGAAACTGGCCCACCGCTACAACGCGCCCATCGTGGCGACGCCGTTCACCATCGAACTCGTCAAGCAGCAGATCCAGTCCGAGGAGAAGTTCGGGGTCAACAACGACCTCGTCAAGATGGAGGCCGGCGAGACCATCGACATCGGCGACTCGGGCAACGTCCAGCTCGAGTTCGTCAACGTCACCCACTCCATCATCGACGCCATCAACCCGGTCGTCCACACGCCCGAGGGGGCAATCGTCTACGGCCTCGACAAGCGTATGGACCACACGCCGGTGCTGGGCGACCCCATCGACATGAAGCGCTTCCGCGAGATCGGCCGCGAGGGCGCCGGGGTGCTGGCTTACATCGAGGACTGTACGAACGCGGGCAAGAAGGGCCGCACGCCCTCCGAGTCCGTCGCCCGACGTCACCTCCAGGACGTGATGACGAGTGTCGAGGACTACGACGGCGGCATCGTCGCCACGACGTTCTCCTCACACATCGCGCGTGTCAAGTCGCTCGTCGAGTTCGCGCAGGACATCGGCCGCCAGCCGGTCCTGCTCGGGCGCTCGATGGAGAAGTACTCCGGCACCGCCGAGCGACTCGGCTTCGTCGACCTCCCGTCGGACCTCGGGATGTACGGCCACCGGAAGTCCGTCGACCGGACGTTCAAGCGAATCATGAACGAGGGGAAGGGCGACTACCTCCCCATCGTCACCGGTCACCAGGGTGAGCCGCGCGCGATGCTCACCCGGATGGGCCGCGGCGAGACGCCCTACGAGCTGGACGAGGGTGACAAGGTCATATTCTCGGCTCGCGTCATCCCGGAGCCGACGAACGAGGGGCAGCGCTACCAGTCCGAGACGCTCCTGCGGATGCAGGGTGCCCGCATCTACGACGACATCCACGTCTCCGGCCACCTCAACAGCGAGGGTCACTACACGATGCTCAAGGCACTCCAGCCCAAGCACCTCATCCCGGCCCACCAGGACATGAAGGGGTTCGCGCCGTACGCGGACCTCGCGGCCCACGAGGGCTACGACCTCGGGCGTGACCTGCACGTCTCGAACAACGGCAACATCATCACGCTGGTCGACGAGTAG
- the paaD gene encoding 1,2-phenylacetyl-CoA epoxidase subunit PaaD: MASGEFDDDPRYCGYTTYEFGEVDPDGLPATGEGATGVERRVWDALYEVEDPEMPVSVVDLGLIYGVDVTDGHASVRMTLTYTGCPARDMLLGDVESAAASAEGVESSAVELVWSPEWSLDLVTEAGKTALREFGVSI; the protein is encoded by the coding sequence ATGGCCAGCGGCGAGTTCGACGACGACCCGCGCTACTGCGGGTACACGACCTACGAGTTCGGCGAGGTCGACCCCGACGGCTTGCCCGCGACGGGCGAGGGTGCGACGGGCGTCGAGCGCCGCGTCTGGGACGCGCTCTACGAGGTTGAGGACCCGGAGATGCCCGTCTCCGTCGTCGACCTCGGACTGATCTACGGCGTCGACGTGACCGACGGTCACGCGAGCGTCCGGATGACGCTCACGTACACGGGCTGTCCCGCCCGCGACATGCTCCTCGGCGACGTGGAGAGCGCGGCGGCGAGTGCCGAGGGAGTCGAGTCGTCCGCGGTCGAACTCGTCTGGTCGCCGGAGTGGAGTCTCGACCTCGTCACCGAGGCCGGGAAGACGGCCCTCCGCGAGTTCGGGGTGAGTATCTGA
- a CDS encoding PaaD-like zinc ribbon domain-containing protein has translation MRGLRPDPSTDVAADGPAACPYCGGENTEREHPRGPSRCRSIHFCLDCEEPFEAMT, from the coding sequence ATGCGCGGCCTCCGTCCCGACCCGTCGACCGACGTGGCGGCCGACGGCCCCGCGGCCTGCCCGTACTGCGGCGGCGAGAACACCGAGCGGGAACACCCACGGGGGCCGTCGCGGTGTCGGTCCATCCACTTCTGTCTCGACTGCGAGGAGCCGTTCGAGGCGATGACGTAG
- a CDS encoding winged helix-turn-helix domain-containing protein encodes MSTDDLHEDDDEGDQPAIPERLEEEAGTAVSGFDDGLVDLLSWVLDTETRARIYVELRESPWSTSDEIADGTGLYPSTVREALAALHEEAIVERRKRQAPGAGNNPYEYTAIAPSDLVGTIVEEVQSELNTVFNLDTYLGGEEPTEDPVHITVQSEGDTEAAGKADGAESAESDD; translated from the coding sequence ATGTCTACGGACGACCTACACGAGGACGACGACGAGGGTGACCAGCCGGCGATACCGGAGCGGCTCGAAGAGGAGGCTGGCACCGCGGTGTCGGGGTTCGACGACGGACTCGTCGACCTCCTGTCGTGGGTGCTGGACACGGAGACGCGTGCCCGCATCTACGTGGAACTCCGCGAGAGCCCGTGGTCGACGAGCGACGAGATCGCCGACGGGACGGGGCTCTACCCGAGTACCGTCCGCGAGGCGCTCGCCGCTCTCCACGAGGAGGCCATCGTCGAGCGTCGCAAGCGTCAGGCGCCCGGCGCCGGCAACAACCCCTACGAGTACACGGCCATCGCGCCGTCCGACCTCGTGGGGACCATCGTCGAGGAGGTGCAGTCCGAGTTGAACACGGTGTTCAACCTCGATACCTACCTCGGCGGCGAGGAGCCGACCGAGGACCCCGTCCACATCACGGTTCAGTCGGAGGGAGACACCGAGGCAGCGGGGAAGGCGGACGGAGCGGAGAGCGCAGAGAGCGACGACTAG
- the paaA gene encoding 1,2-phenylacetyl-CoA epoxidase subunit PaaA encodes MPPLDIETVKERAGPREFGPGDDMPEEYRKAATRMIQFHANSEIMGAYIERPFIRQAPSLERKLAVSAQVQDEIGHGQLLYRAAENLGVKTREQMLDELASGEGKFLNCFHYPLSHWYELPMIMFFVDGAAMRRQATLKRTSWEPYAHAIDKICFEEGFHIKHGEDILREIASGSNHDRELLQEAFERWWPRILQFFGPTNDQSVHGGFAMDVGLKTMTNDDLRTAFLNAYLPKAEKYGLEIPDTPHVEYDSEADRYEVAEEDLDWDEFGEVARNEYPTGAEQIARRRRRQEAVEWVREAILDDSPGVGTTSAAAD; translated from the coding sequence ATGCCACCCCTCGACATCGAGACGGTCAAGGAACGGGCGGGCCCCCGCGAGTTCGGGCCGGGCGACGACATGCCCGAGGAGTACCGCAAGGCCGCGACCCGGATGATCCAGTTCCACGCGAACTCGGAGATCATGGGCGCGTACATCGAGCGGCCGTTCATCCGACAGGCTCCGTCGCTGGAGCGGAAGTTGGCGGTGAGCGCGCAGGTGCAGGACGAGATCGGTCACGGGCAACTGCTCTACCGCGCCGCCGAGAACCTCGGCGTGAAGACCCGCGAGCAGATGCTGGACGAACTCGCCAGCGGCGAGGGGAAGTTCCTCAACTGCTTCCACTACCCGCTCTCGCACTGGTACGAGCTGCCGATGATAATGTTCTTCGTCGACGGAGCGGCGATGCGTCGGCAGGCGACCCTCAAGCGCACCTCGTGGGAGCCGTACGCGCACGCCATCGACAAGATCTGCTTCGAGGAGGGGTTCCACATCAAGCACGGCGAGGACATCCTCCGCGAGATCGCCAGCGGCTCGAACCACGACCGAGAACTCCTGCAGGAGGCGTTCGAGAGGTGGTGGCCGCGCATCCTCCAGTTCTTCGGGCCGACGAACGACCAGTCGGTCCACGGTGGGTTCGCGATGGACGTGGGGCTGAAGACGATGACCAACGACGACCTCCGGACGGCGTTCCTCAACGCCTACCTCCCGAAGGCCGAGAAGTACGGCCTCGAGATTCCGGACACGCCGCACGTCGAGTACGACTCTGAGGCCGACCGCTACGAGGTGGCCGAGGAGGACCTCGACTGGGACGAGTTCGGCGAGGTCGCACGCAACGAGTACCCCACCGGCGCCGAGCAGATCGCGCGTCGACGGCGGCGGCAGGAGGCCGTCGAGTGGGTCCGTGAAGCGATTCTGGACGACTCGCCCGGCGTTGGGACCACCAGCGCCGCGGCCGACTGA
- a CDS encoding phosphopantetheine adenylyltransferase, which translates to MQVVLGGTFDPVHDGHRKLFSHAFELGDLTVGLTSDELAPRTRNVERYVRPFDERKVDLEAELAKLAAEHDREFEVRELTDPMGIATEPGFDVLIVSPETTDGGEKVNEIRAEKGLPPLELEVVDHVYAEDGEKISSTRIVNGEIDEHGNLTPDREGREAVRQSETDG; encoded by the coding sequence ATGCAGGTGGTTCTTGGGGGGACGTTCGACCCTGTTCACGACGGCCACCGGAAACTGTTCAGCCACGCGTTCGAACTGGGCGACCTCACGGTGGGGTTGACGAGCGACGAGCTGGCGCCGAGGACCCGAAACGTCGAGCGATACGTCCGCCCGTTCGACGAACGCAAGGTCGACCTCGAGGCCGAACTGGCGAAGCTCGCGGCCGAGCACGACCGCGAGTTCGAGGTCCGCGAACTCACGGACCCGATGGGTATCGCGACGGAACCGGGATTCGACGTGCTCATCGTCTCGCCGGAGACCACCGACGGCGGCGAGAAGGTGAACGAGATCCGCGCGGAGAAGGGCCTCCCCCCGCTCGAACTCGAGGTCGTCGACCACGTCTACGCCGAGGACGGCGAGAAGATATCGAGCACCCGCATCGTCAACGGCGAGATCGACGAGCACGGGAACCTGACACCCGACCGCGAGGGGCGCGAGGCGGTACGACAGTCGGAGACGGACGGGTAA
- a CDS encoding glutamate--cysteine ligase: MEELGSAEAFDRMGSLGIEEEFYVVDAEGRPTSGTDELVYGSDPPEILEGRLDHELFKCIVETQTPTLDGVSAVRGAVAEVREALVDHAEAHGFGIAAAGLHPDANWRELEHAEKPRYRAQLDRIQYPQHRNTTAGLHVHVGVDDADKATWVANGLRWYCPVILALSANSPYWCGFDTGLASARAKVFENLPNTGIPTRFADFEAYADHERRMVETGSVEDRGELWYDVRPHSGHGTVEVRSPDAQADPEVVHAFVEFVHALVVDLAERYEDGETLECPRREILDENKWRAIRHGHEASFVRRDGSDTVPLGDVVEREADRLGVDGIRRVFERGSGATRQRALAGDGGGALRDSLRL, translated from the coding sequence ATGGAGGAACTCGGGTCGGCCGAGGCGTTCGACCGCATGGGGAGCCTCGGTATCGAGGAGGAGTTCTACGTCGTCGACGCCGAGGGGCGGCCCACCTCGGGTACCGACGAACTCGTCTACGGCTCGGACCCGCCCGAGATCCTGGAGGGACGGCTCGACCACGAACTGTTCAAGTGCATCGTAGAGACCCAGACGCCCACGCTCGACGGCGTCTCGGCGGTCCGCGGTGCAGTCGCCGAGGTCAGGGAAGCCCTCGTCGACCACGCCGAGGCACACGGGTTCGGCATCGCCGCGGCCGGCCTGCACCCGGACGCGAACTGGCGTGAACTCGAACACGCCGAGAAACCGCGCTACCGCGCGCAACTCGACCGCATCCAGTATCCACAGCACCGGAACACGACCGCGGGCCTGCACGTCCACGTCGGCGTGGACGACGCCGACAAGGCGACGTGGGTCGCCAACGGACTCCGCTGGTACTGTCCGGTGATACTCGCGCTGTCGGCGAACTCGCCGTACTGGTGTGGGTTCGACACCGGTCTCGCGTCGGCCCGCGCGAAGGTGTTCGAGAACCTGCCGAACACGGGCATCCCGACCCGGTTCGCGGACTTCGAGGCGTATGCCGACCACGAGCGCCGGATGGTCGAGACGGGGTCGGTGGAGGACCGCGGGGAGCTCTGGTACGACGTGCGCCCCCACTCCGGCCACGGTACCGTGGAGGTCCGGTCACCCGACGCACAGGCCGACCCCGAGGTCGTCCACGCGTTCGTCGAGTTCGTCCACGCACTGGTGGTCGACCTCGCCGAGCGCTACGAGGACGGCGAGACTCTCGAGTGCCCCCGGCGCGAGATACTCGACGAGAACAAGTGGCGCGCCATCCGTCACGGCCATGAGGCCTCGTTCGTCCGCCGCGACGGCTCCGACACCGTCCCGCTGGGTGACGTGGTCGAGCGCGAGGCCGACCGCCTCGGCGTGGACGGCATCCGACGCGTGTTCGAGCGTGGCAGCGGTGCGACACGTCAGCGGGCACTGGCGGGCGACGGGGGCGGCGCGTTGCGCGATTCGCTGCGCCTGTAG
- a CDS encoding fibrillarin-like rRNA/tRNA 2'-O-methyltransferase has translation MSDPALPEGVERHAFDSRERLATRGPPVYGEPTDGEWRAWDPSRSKLGAMLELGMDTGLAGGETVLYLGAASGTTVSHVADCCGPTYAVEFAARPARDLLSVAEPRGNLFPLLKDARRPATYAHVVEPVDVVVQDVATRGQADVAVRNARFLPEGGRLLLAVKARSEDVTADPDDVFDEVTETLSAAYEVLESRRLDRFHDDHLGVVARRR, from the coding sequence ATGAGTGACCCAGCGCTCCCCGAGGGTGTCGAGCGACACGCGTTCGACAGTCGGGAGCGACTCGCCACCCGCGGCCCACCCGTGTACGGCGAACCGACCGACGGCGAGTGGCGGGCGTGGGACCCCTCGCGCTCGAAACTCGGCGCGATGCTCGAACTCGGGATGGACACCGGCCTCGCGGGCGGCGAGACGGTGCTCTACCTCGGTGCGGCCTCGGGGACGACCGTCTCGCACGTCGCGGACTGCTGTGGGCCGACCTACGCCGTCGAGTTCGCCGCCCGGCCCGCCCGCGACCTGCTCTCGGTGGCCGAGCCTCGTGGGAACCTCTTCCCCCTGCTGAAGGACGCCCGTCGACCAGCCACCTACGCGCACGTCGTCGAACCCGTCGACGTCGTCGTGCAGGACGTGGCCACGCGCGGGCAGGCCGACGTGGCGGTCCGGAACGCCCGGTTCCTGCCCGAAGGTGGGCGACTCCTGCTCGCCGTGAAGGCCCGGAGCGAGGACGTCACCGCCGACCCCGACGACGTGTTCGACGAGGTGACCGAGACGCTGTCTGCGGCCTACGAGGTGCTCGAGTCCCGTCGGCTGGACCGGTTCCACGACGACCACCTCGGGGTCGTCGCCCGGCGACGCTGA
- a CDS encoding phenylacetic acid degradation protein PaaB has product MRWEVFRQEKKKDYHVHVGDVHAPNAELAKQYAQVMHARRKPANSLWVVPKDAIETVEADDHDVAMGGLTQREYRWATNYNTGEMAAEIEESEAEQVEAERERKKAAGQGGGDD; this is encoded by the coding sequence ATGCGCTGGGAAGTGTTCAGACAGGAGAAGAAGAAGGACTACCACGTCCACGTGGGCGACGTCCACGCGCCGAACGCCGAACTGGCGAAGCAGTACGCGCAGGTGATGCACGCCCGCCGGAAGCCGGCCAACTCGCTCTGGGTCGTCCCGAAGGACGCCATCGAGACGGTGGAGGCCGACGACCACGACGTAGCGATGGGCGGCCTCACCCAGCGCGAGTACCGCTGGGCGACCAACTACAACACCGGCGAGATGGCCGCGGAGATCGAGGAGTCAGAGGCCGAACAGGTCGAGGCCGAGCGCGAGCGCAAGAAGGCCGCCGGGCAGGGCGGGGGCGACGACTGA
- a CDS encoding MaoC/PaaZ C-terminal domain-containing protein, giving the protein MPYSYEPQYYEDLTEGERFESAGRTVTETDIGMHSALTGDWTEVHTNAEYAAGTRFGERIGHGPLTFSLATGLFARCGVMERTVVAFLGVDDLHFPRPVHIGDTVSATFEVTGRRESASRDGAGIVDFDTSVTNDDDEPVLEMTMRFMFSKREA; this is encoded by the coding sequence ATGCCATACAGTTACGAACCGCAGTACTACGAGGACCTGACGGAGGGCGAACGGTTCGAGTCGGCTGGCCGGACGGTCACGGAGACGGATATCGGGATGCACTCGGCACTCACTGGCGACTGGACGGAGGTCCACACCAATGCCGAGTACGCCGCCGGGACACGGTTCGGCGAGCGCATCGGGCACGGGCCGCTGACGTTCTCCTTAGCGACGGGACTGTTCGCCCGGTGCGGGGTGATGGAGCGAACCGTCGTGGCGTTCCTCGGCGTCGACGACCTCCACTTCCCGCGTCCGGTCCACATCGGGGACACCGTCTCGGCGACGTTCGAGGTGACCGGCCGCCGCGAGTCCGCGAGCCGTGATGGGGCCGGCATCGTCGACTTCGATACCAGCGTGACGAACGACGACGACGAACCCGTCCTCGAGATGACGATGCGGTTCATGTTCTCGAAGCGCGAGGCCTAG
- a CDS encoding helix-turn-helix domain-containing protein, translated as MIAECLVVEFRVTDDDCPLADATREVGTSVDAQPPLLRRDGNALLHFSSPSEAVGEYLDEDDRIRYLHRTAADGRWNYRCLAKEACVVHSLVDVGFLVDSIHLRDGTERFVGAVVGQDVLDQVLAAAGETVGVSLERISSLRAHEDTPVAQRWDVTPRQSEAVEAAFRLGYFSVPREVTARDVADELGISKSAFLERLRRAQATFFGHLFDDG; from the coding sequence ATGATAGCGGAGTGCCTCGTCGTCGAGTTCCGGGTCACCGACGACGACTGCCCGCTGGCCGACGCCACCCGAGAGGTGGGGACGAGCGTCGACGCCCAGCCACCCCTCCTGCGGCGGGACGGGAACGCGCTGCTCCACTTCTCCAGCCCGAGCGAGGCCGTGGGCGAGTACCTCGACGAGGACGACCGCATCCGCTACCTCCACCGGACGGCCGCCGACGGCCGGTGGAACTACCGATGTCTCGCGAAGGAGGCGTGCGTGGTCCACAGTCTCGTGGACGTGGGGTTCCTCGTCGACTCCATCCACCTCCGCGACGGGACGGAGCGTTTCGTGGGCGCGGTGGTCGGACAGGACGTGCTCGACCAGGTGCTCGCGGCCGCCGGCGAGACGGTCGGCGTCTCGCTGGAGCGTATCTCGTCGCTCCGTGCCCACGAGGACACCCCCGTCGCCCAGCGCTGGGACGTGACGCCACGCCAGTCCGAGGCGGTGGAGGCGGCGTTCCGGCTGGGCTACTTCTCGGTCCCGCGGGAGGTGACGGCCCGTGACGTGGCCGACGAACTCGGCATCTCGAAGTCCGCCTTCCTCGAACGACTCCGGCGCGCGCAGGCCACCTTCTTCGGCCACCTGTTCGACGACGGCTGA
- a CDS encoding NOP5/NOP56 family protein, with product MDEDVPSGRGWFEGLERGDEAGLAASVRDGSAEMPADWPALAVERGFADTEAAYYDTLHETALAATRAAVREAERAGDRQLVHAVRAMDDCSRTANELAERVEEWAGSLLDESGTGVEFAREVAESGEVPATLRTLAQRVVDLDEQAARLRTDIERTAPDVAPNLAAMAGPVLAARLVSLAGGLESLAKKPSGTLQVLGAEEALFAHLRGRAPSPKHGVIYTHDAVRNTHPDDRGSASRALAGKLTIAARVDHYSGERKPELDEELRERIAAIRARKRGAEEDGDE from the coding sequence ATGGACGAAGACGTGCCCTCGGGACGGGGGTGGTTCGAGGGCCTCGAACGCGGTGACGAGGCGGGACTCGCCGCGTCGGTCAGGGACGGCTCCGCCGAGATGCCCGCCGATTGGCCGGCGCTGGCCGTCGAGCGCGGGTTCGCCGACACCGAGGCGGCGTACTACGACACCCTCCACGAGACCGCGCTCGCGGCGACGCGGGCGGCCGTCCGGGAGGCGGAACGGGCCGGTGACCGGCAACTGGTCCACGCCGTCCGGGCGATGGACGACTGCAGCCGAACGGCCAACGAGCTCGCAGAGCGGGTCGAGGAGTGGGCCGGGAGCCTGCTGGACGAGTCGGGGACCGGGGTCGAGTTCGCCCGCGAGGTGGCAGAGAGCGGCGAGGTACCGGCCACGCTCCGGACGCTCGCCCAGCGGGTCGTCGACCTCGACGAGCAGGCGGCCCGCCTCCGGACGGACATCGAGCGGACCGCGCCAGACGTGGCGCCGAACCTCGCCGCGATGGCGGGGCCGGTCCTCGCCGCCCGACTCGTCTCGCTCGCAGGGGGCCTCGAGTCGCTGGCGAAGAAGCCCTCCGGGACCCTCCAGGTCCTGGGCGCTGAGGAGGCGCTGTTCGCCCACCTCCGAGGTCGAGCGCCGTCGCCGAAACACGGCGTCATCTACACCCACGACGCGGTGCGGAACACGCACCCGGACGACCGGGGGTCGGCATCGCGGGCGCTGGCGGGCAAACTCACCATCGCCGCTCGCGTCGACCACTACTCCGGCGAGCGCAAGCCCGAACTCGACGAGGAACTGCGCGAGCGTATCGCCGCCATCCGGGCACGGAAGCGTGGAGCCGAGGAGGACGGAGATGAGTGA
- a CDS encoding type IV pilin: MLPTASDQRAVTPVVGVVLLVGVAVVLASTLGAFALGLTDGVPERGPMVRTEAEPLAAYALGGGQEQEVRITHEGGEPVAVEHLSIVVVVPSADTRSRLVGFPVAADRLTAANVDGPDFFDERYGETVGPISTDTPDTDGRWSAGDTVGFRITSGDVELDSGDRVEVLFVHTPSGTVFAAETLVAR, translated from the coding sequence ATGCTACCGACAGCGAGCGACCAGCGTGCCGTGACGCCCGTGGTGGGGGTCGTCCTGCTGGTCGGTGTCGCCGTCGTCCTCGCGTCGACCCTCGGTGCGTTCGCGCTGGGGCTCACAGACGGCGTCCCCGAGCGGGGACCGATGGTCCGGACCGAGGCCGAACCGCTGGCTGCCTACGCTCTCGGCGGTGGGCAGGAACAGGAGGTCCGTATCACCCACGAGGGCGGCGAGCCCGTCGCCGTCGAGCACCTCTCTATCGTCGTCGTCGTTCCGAGCGCCGACACCCGCTCACGGCTGGTCGGCTTCCCCGTCGCCGCGGACAGACTGACGGCCGCGAACGTCGACGGGCCCGACTTCTTCGACGAGCGATACGGTGAGACGGTGGGCCCCATCTCCACCGACACCCCGGACACGGACGGTCGGTGGTCGGCTGGAGACACCGTGGGATTCCGCATCACGAGTGGTGACGTCGAACTCGACTCGGGGGACCGTGTCGAGGTACTGTTCGTCCACACCCCCTCGGGGACCGTCTTCGCGGCGGAGACGCTCGTCGCGCGCTAG